The following is a genomic window from Vibrio cyclitrophicus.
TACGTCAAAATAACCCATTTGCCACTGTGTAGGGTTAAATTTCTCTTTGAGCGCTTCGGTTTGATTAGAGAACAGATCACTCTTTCTAGTTAAACATTCAGGTTCACTAGTATCATTTCGGAACAAAACACTTAAACCATCGCCAAGTTGTGCCCAAAATAGAGTGCTCTCTAAGCGCAATACCATCAAAATAGTACAACCACACTGACTTATATCCTGTCCGGCCAAATTCTGTAGCCAGTTTTGATGAAACATCGTCAATAGGTCGGTGGCTGATAACTCGGGTGACTGATGCCATTGATCTAATAATCTGTGTGCCGCATCACAAGCTGCCTGAGAGCCATACTGCGACAACGTGTGACTTCCCAGACCATCAGACAAAGCAATTAACTCCCCCCACGAATAGGCATAGTGGCAAAAAGCATCTTGATTGGGTTGCTGATATTTTTTATGTAGGGGGCCAATTTCGCTATGACCAAATTGTTTAAAAATAGTCTGACTATCTCTATCTATTTCTTTATCACGAGACGGATTAATCCCAGTCATCGTCTTCACCTTGATCATGGAACGTACCCCAAACGGATTCACTTAATTGAACATCACTGCGCTGCAAAGGCGGTAGTGTTCGCTGTGCATTCAAACCATTAGCATGCTTAATCGCAACACTAATATCTTGGGCTGGATACACGGGTAAACCAAGAAAATTCAAATTATTAAGATCAGCATCAGCACCAACAGCAACCACCACCAGGTTGTGCTGTTGTTTAAGAATTCGTTTTTGTGATTCAGTTAGATCAAAAAAACCATCGGACAGGAAAACGGTAGGCTCTGTTGTTCGTTCAATTAAAAATTCGATACATCTATCGATATTGGTCGAGCCTGTTAATTCTGGGAGCTCAATATCCAATGTTGGATCAACATGCACTTGGTTAAGTTGATCTTGTAATGTATAGATTTGAACTTCTCTCGAAGATAAATACTGACGTATAAACCGAACCAAATTGAGTATGAGTCTGGGTTTACCATTTTCTACCATACTCCCAGAACGATCGATCACGATATTCATTATTGCTTATCCCTGACTTAAAGAGTTTCTAGCTATCATTTAATGATCACATTCTGCCGACCACACCAATCACATGTTCAAAGAATATTGGTGTGGCTGGTAGAACATCATTGATTACCGATTAAAAAATGCTGTCCTCTTCCTCAG
Proteins encoded in this region:
- a CDS encoding PP2C family serine/threonine-protein phosphatase, with the translated sequence MTGINPSRDKEIDRDSQTIFKQFGHSEIGPLHKKYQQPNQDAFCHYAYSWGELIALSDGLGSHTLSQYGSQAACDAAHRLLDQWHQSPELSATDLLTMFHQNWLQNLAGQDISQCGCTILMVLRLESTLFWAQLGDGLSVLFRNDTSEPECLTRKSDLFSNQTEALKEKFNPTQWQMGYFDVNVCRGFFLCSDGIADDLELGQQAAFFKQLYIQYQPLTEQQIIVDIKQWLQHWPVPRHSDDKTLVAMMVKEAS
- a CDS encoding vWA domain-containing protein, yielding MNIVIDRSGSMVENGKPRLILNLVRFIRQYLSSREVQIYTLQDQLNQVHVDPTLDIELPELTGSTNIDRCIEFLIERTTEPTVFLSDGFFDLTESQKRILKQQHNLVVVAVGADADLNNLNFLGLPVYPAQDISVAIKHANGLNAQRTLPPLQRSDVQLSESVWGTFHDQGEDDDWD